The Bacillota bacterium sequence TAGTACGCGATCTGGAATACTTTTGGAGAGAACAGTTCGAAAAGTATTTTCATTGCTTCTTCCTGGCTTCCGGAGAGCTTCTTGAACATAACCTGGTGCCTCCGCCTCCCTGAAGAGGGAGAAAGGTATCTTGGTATACCTTTCGACTTTTGGCAAATCTTTTCCTTTTTTGCCACTCATTTTGAAGAAGAATTCGGAAGAAAGAATTGATAGTTAGCATCCTTTTTGTATAAAGCAGTAAGAAGTTTTTACTAAAACTTTGTTATCTTCAACCTCGTCGTAGCGTGCTTGTCACGCCTCACTAGCGTTTGTGATCCGTGAATAACCTTCCGTTTTTCTTTTTTCGTTCCATCTAAGAAAAGTTCTTAGGGACTAAGTTTCTTCTTGCCCGGGAAAAGAAAAATTTCTAAAATAGATCAAACTAATTTTCTTCATTTTTCAATTTTTTTACAAGTGATCTGTGAATAACGGCTAGTATTGTACAAGTTCCCGCCCCAATAAATACCCAATTTATAGTATCAGGGTTCTCAAAGGTTGCTATCACTAATCCAATAACTACTAAAGCTAAAACCACCATAACGGTACGAACAATCAACACTTTTGTTTTTAAGCTCATGATTTCACCTCAAAAGAGTTTCCATCAAAAAATCAAGAGGAGGCAGAACAATAAGAGCGAACCTCGAAATCTTCATTTGTGCCAACCAAACACAGAAGAGAAAGAGGTGCGCTCCCATTGACTTTTGAAGCGTTTCATTTCCTTTCTTAATATCACAGATGAAGACGATCCGCAAGTCTCAAGTTGAAGATATTATAAAATCAATTGTTATTGATTTTATAACTGAATAGGATAGTTATCTAAATTAATAATATCTATTTTATATTCGTCATATTTAGCGGTTGCTGAGCTGACCATCATTATATTGTCTTCAGCAAATGCAATATCTTCTATATTAAAATTATATGGAAAGTATTTTTCTACTGTATCATTCTTAGCATCGATAACTGTTATGTAATTTTTGCTTTGATATAAGAGTCTGCCTGCCTGTCCTTTTTGGCGCAACAGCCAGGTTATCGTTTATATAAATTCGGCAAAAAACAGTTTTTGGAAAAACTATGGTTAGATTATGCAGAGTCGATACCCTTCATAATCCTGACTTTAACACCTTATGGGATCGCTTGGAACGGGAAGCAAACCGGGCGCTCGCGGCATTTACGCCATTAAGCCTATCTGATGAGACTATGCCCCACCGAAAAAACTCTCCTACGCTCTATTACCTAGGTCTTCAGCCTATGAGGGTGCCACCAAGAAAAGGGGACTTGAGTCATGGCTCATGTAACAAGCTCCCGTAATTCTCCAAGTTCCATCTCATATATTCGGTCGCTTAACGCTTCTATATCTTCGCTAATATGACTTGCGATTAAGATCGCCGTTCCTTCCGATTTCAATTGCCCGATGAGCGTGCGAACCTGCGCAACGCCCGCTTCGTCCAGTCCGCTTGTCGGCTCATCCAAAATCAACAACTTCGGCTTTTCCATAATCGCCTGCGCGATGCCAAGGCGCTGCTTCATCCCAAGCGAAAACTTCTTTACCTTTTTATGGGCGGCATGTTCAAGCCCAACTATTCGAATCGCTTCAAGAATTTCTTTTTTTCCAATTTTGTTTTGAATGCACGCAAGGATGCTTAAGTTTTCGTATGCGGTTAAGCCCCCTAAAAATCCAGGCTTTTCGATTAACGCGCCAAATTCTGGCGGAAACCGCTTTTCCTTGACGACCGCAAATCCATTTGCCGTAATCTCGCCTTTTTGTGGCAAATACAGGCCAGCGATACATTTGAACAACATACTTTTTCCTGAACCGTTACGACCGGTAATACCGACAACTTCTCCAGCGCTTACCATAAGTGAAACCCCCTTTAAAATCGGTTCGTTTTTTAAGGTAAGTGAAATGGAATCAACCGTTAAAACAGGCTTTGCCATGATACTAACTCCCTTTCTTCAGTATTGTCATCGGGCTTGTCTTCACAAGCATGATGCCAATCGTTAAACTGATTAATCCGACAGACATAAGACAAGATAAAATTCCTGCTCGCTCACCGATCAGAAAATATTGAATTACATTTATCCGTCCCATACCGTCAAACAACACGTTTAGCAGATGGAAGGAAAACACGCATAGAAACGCATAGGTCATTTTCAACCCCAACATCGTTCCGGCAAGCAACATGAGTGATAACTGCACGCTATACAGTATGAGAAACATCATCGTTTGCAGGACGAGAATCACCTCTCCACGGTAGAGAGCAAGCATAAACGGCAAGAAACCGAATGCGAACAAAATGACATTAAAGAACACCACAAAACAAATTTTTTTCCAGAGCCATGCTTGGTAAGAGCGGTACCGCCACACTTCGAAGTAGACCCGTTCATTGCTCTCTGTGCTCCAATACGCACCGATACCAATCAATCCGATCACCATCAGCCACACCCAAAACATGAATACAATATGATGAAATGTGCGGCTAATGCTGGCCAGCCAACTTTCACAGAGCAGGGGCGAATTTATAAACCAAAACAGGTACGGCACCGAAATGGAAACGATATACAAACCGAGTATCATAACAAGCAACAGAAAGTGTTTTCTCAAATCTGTTAACATATGTTCACCCTAACTGCATTCGTTCTGTTTGGAACAGACCGGTCGTTATAAGCAGAAGAAGGACTGGGATCCAAAACGAAAACGACATCGTATACGAAATGTAAACATCACCCGTTGGCACATGTTGGAACAACAACAAGTGTGCCGGTGGCGTTAGAAACATTAGCGGGTGGTATACAAATAATAAAGAACCTATATCCCAAGCAAATAAATACACCACAATGAAAACGAGCGAGAGGACCGGCCGTTTGATTGATTGAAACAGAATGACACTGCACAATCCAACCACCAGAAAAACGAGATAGAACAATAGCGCCTGTAGTACTAATAATACGAATGGGTTAAAGGTGTTATAAATATATGGACTTGCTATATAATAGATGGGGTCAAGCTCTCCCGAACCCTTTTGAACCATTTCTATCATTTGTGCATAGGTATGACTCCATGTCAGCTTAACTGGATGATGAAAAGCAACCACGGCAAAGCTCGTCAAAAACACGGCGCCAAGAAATAACGCTGTCGTTTGAATAATCGCCAAACATTTTCCCACCCA is a genomic window containing:
- a CDS encoding ATP-binding cassette domain-containing protein codes for the protein MAKPVLTVDSISLTLKNEPILKGVSLMVSAGEVVGITGRNGSGKSMLFKCIAGLYLPQKGEITANGFAVVKEKRFPPEFGALIEKPGFLGGLTAYENLSILACIQNKIGKKEILEAIRIVGLEHAAHKKVKKFSLGMKQRLGIAQAIMEKPKLLILDEPTSGLDEAGVAQVRTLIGQLKSEGTAILIASHISEDIEALSDRIYEMELGELRELVT